One part of the Parabacteroides distasonis ATCC 8503 genome encodes these proteins:
- a CDS encoding sirohydrochlorin cobaltochelatase: MRKHLLSFFLLVISLVCRAHDGENFVASDLFASLQPGDKAALLMVHFGTTHDDTRALTIDAINQKAKEAFKDVELREAWTSRIVMRRLKARGVEKLNPIEALEKLKTDGYTHVLIQSTNIIEGIEMESLRKDVATMKSSFKEIRIGNPLLYTPEDYEAVIAAIIKNGAKEGATLLVGHGTYTPATAQYAMLDYMLKEKGFKDYSVGTIEGYPTFDTMVAQVKANGTKKVLLMPFMFVAGDHAKNDIAGDWKEELEKKGYEVSVFMEGLGQNPDIQKIFIEHARFMAKHKMIDIVDKKKAYAVEKD, translated from the coding sequence ATGAGGAAACACTTACTATCTTTCTTCCTGCTGGTCATCAGCCTAGTTTGTCGTGCGCACGATGGCGAGAATTTTGTAGCATCCGATTTATTCGCCTCTTTACAACCGGGCGATAAGGCCGCTTTATTGATGGTACATTTTGGAACAACCCATGATGATACCCGTGCCTTGACAATCGACGCGATCAATCAAAAAGCGAAAGAAGCTTTCAAAGATGTTGAGTTGCGTGAGGCATGGACTTCTCGCATTGTAATGCGCCGCTTAAAAGCTCGTGGCGTAGAGAAACTGAACCCGATCGAGGCCTTGGAAAAATTAAAGACTGATGGTTATACACATGTCTTGATCCAATCCACGAATATAATCGAAGGTATCGAGATGGAATCCTTACGTAAGGATGTTGCCACCATGAAATCTTCTTTCAAGGAGATTCGTATCGGTAATCCTTTATTGTATACACCGGAGGATTATGAGGCGGTAATCGCCGCTATCATAAAAAATGGGGCGAAAGAAGGCGCTACTTTATTGGTAGGCCATGGCACTTATACACCGGCGACGGCCCAATATGCTATGTTGGATTATATGTTGAAGGAGAAGGGATTCAAGGATTATTCCGTAGGAACCATCGAGGGCTATCCTACTTTTGATACGATGGTAGCCCAAGTAAAGGCCAATGGAACGAAGAAAGTCTTGTTGATGCCATTTATGTTTGTTGCCGGAGACCATGCGAAAAACGATATCGCCGGTGATTGGAAAGAGGAATTGGAAAAGAAAGGCTACGAGGTAAGCGTATTTATGGAAGGTCTGGGACAGAATCCGGATATCCAGAAGATCTTCATCGAACATGCCCGTTTCATGGCTAAACATAAGATGATCGATATCGTTGATAAGAAGAAAGCTTATGCGGTAGAGAAGGACTAA
- a CDS encoding TonB-dependent receptor, with product MKRVLTILPLTALCISTMQAQHKNEYTNFADTTFNIQEVVATAARKPRPQITKLDVPMKYLPISINSITASSLELRGIRNIQDAVRFMPGVRFQTSYGAFQQLSIRGFDHSIMMIDGIRDERSAINNSYPVPDLSCIESIELLKGPASVLYGHSAVGGTLNIVRKSPSEKQSVNARLAYGSYENKEATLGMGGKLVGPVNYYANVNFSDQEGWRDNGNRRFSGYLALQAKMTERDILDVRGGFNRDFYGTEIGLPDLMANDVYNVQTGQLYLHKNDMLPGLDREARYNNESDFMKNHAWNISTQYTHTFWNGAKLTDRLSYNNDDINYFGTEALDYLESDDPIYDHYYMKNGQKKYICLDSVYLSFPLRFSHIAKTVANTLELSGKFRTGEIKHTYMGGYSFVALNRTSYSGYNLGDDVQGPGLYSHVSVYDPHSMGYMTSKFSKATVTHHYSNSLYLQDMVEFNEQWKVLAALRYDFFRYMSASATTPTGRREYEEHSSFNMIKNKALTYRFGAVYLPHPNTSIYASFASFFKPIRTFYQDNVIYVGGDGNRFEPARNEEVFKPEKGYQAEVGLKYQLNNILSANASLFYIRKMNSTATLTNNYQVEVNGETTTMSVIGQVGVQDSKGFDFDVTLSPVSTLALTIGYGLNDSKIREMKEIKDPELIEAIYGNNPDETKQQLNSQEGNWQSNVPNQTFYAYGSYTIPRGVLKNLEFHLSSSYTGKVYRNTSNNSWFDPYWVTDFGMSYLLNNNIHLTFNLNNLFDNNYYNQALGQQMVPSMPRNFQVAISYTL from the coding sequence ATGAAAAGAGTTTTGACAATCTTACCGTTGACGGCCTTATGTATCAGTACGATGCAGGCACAACACAAGAATGAGTACACGAATTTCGCCGATACGACATTCAATATTCAAGAAGTCGTAGCGACCGCCGCACGCAAGCCACGTCCACAAATCACGAAGTTGGACGTACCTATGAAATATCTTCCTATTTCAATTAATAGCATTACGGCGAGTAGTTTGGAGTTGCGAGGTATCCGTAATATCCAAGATGCGGTACGCTTTATGCCGGGCGTACGATTCCAGACATCTTATGGCGCATTTCAACAATTGTCGATCCGTGGTTTCGATCATTCTATCATGATGATAGACGGTATCCGCGATGAACGTTCGGCAATAAACAACTCTTATCCCGTACCCGATCTATCCTGTATCGAGTCTATTGAATTATTAAAGGGACCGGCTTCTGTACTTTACGGACATTCAGCCGTAGGTGGAACCTTGAATATCGTTCGTAAATCCCCGTCAGAGAAACAGAGCGTTAACGCCCGATTGGCCTATGGTAGTTACGAGAATAAAGAGGCGACGCTTGGCATGGGCGGTAAATTGGTCGGTCCGGTCAATTATTACGCCAATGTCAACTTTTCCGATCAAGAGGGCTGGCGTGATAATGGCAACCGTCGCTTTTCCGGTTATCTGGCATTGCAAGCTAAAATGACGGAACGTGACATATTAGATGTTCGTGGAGGTTTTAACCGCGACTTCTATGGGACGGAGATCGGTCTTCCCGATTTAATGGCAAATGATGTATATAATGTGCAAACAGGACAGTTATATCTCCATAAAAATGATATGCTACCGGGACTTGACCGTGAGGCTCGCTACAATAACGAGTCCGACTTTATGAAGAATCATGCTTGGAACATATCGACGCAGTATACACATACTTTTTGGAACGGCGCAAAACTAACAGATCGCCTTTCTTACAATAACGACGATATCAACTATTTTGGGACGGAAGCCCTCGACTATCTCGAAAGTGATGATCCGATCTATGATCATTATTATATGAAAAACGGCCAGAAAAAATATATCTGTTTGGACAGTGTATATCTTTCTTTCCCGCTTCGCTTCTCCCATATAGCCAAGACGGTAGCCAATACGCTCGAGCTAAGCGGTAAATTCAGGACGGGTGAGATAAAGCATACGTATATGGGAGGTTACTCTTTCGTCGCCTTGAATCGTACCAGCTATTCGGGCTATAATTTAGGGGATGATGTTCAGGGTCCCGGCCTTTATTCGCATGTATCCGTTTATGATCCGCATAGCATGGGATATATGACCAGTAAATTCTCGAAAGCGACGGTTACGCATCATTATTCCAACAGCCTTTATCTTCAAGATATGGTTGAGTTCAACGAGCAATGGAAGGTATTAGCCGCTCTACGTTACGACTTTTTCCGTTATATGTCCGCCAGCGCTACAACTCCTACCGGACGACGTGAGTATGAGGAGCATTCAAGCTTCAATATGATAAAGAATAAGGCGTTGACTTATCGTTTCGGAGCGGTCTATCTGCCCCATCCGAATACATCCATTTATGCGTCTTTCGCCTCTTTCTTCAAGCCGATCCGTACGTTCTATCAAGATAACGTCATTTATGTAGGAGGTGATGGAAATCGTTTCGAGCCTGCTCGCAATGAGGAAGTATTTAAGCCGGAGAAAGGATACCAAGCCGAGGTGGGGCTTAAATATCAATTGAACAATATATTAAGCGCCAATGCCAGCTTGTTCTATATCCGGAAGATGAACAGTACGGCTACGTTGACCAACAACTATCAAGTGGAGGTAAACGGCGAGACTACCACGATGAGCGTAATCGGACAGGTGGGTGTACAAGATTCCAAGGGTTTTGATTTTGATGTCACTCTTTCTCCGGTAAGCACCTTAGCGCTGACGATCGGTTATGGATTGAACGACTCCAAGATCCGGGAGATGAAAGAAATAAAGGATCCGGAATTGATCGAGGCTATCTATGGCAATAACCCGGATGAGACAAAGCAACAATTGAATAGCCAAGAAGGAAACTGGCAGAGCAACGTACCGAACCAGACTTTCTACGCATACGGCAGTTATACCATCCCTCGGGGTGTCTTGAAGAATCTGGAATTTCACTTGAGTAGCAGTTATACCGGTAAAGTATACCGTAATACGTCAAACAACTCTTGGTTCGATCCGTATTGGGTAACCGATTTCGGTATGTCTTATTTGTTGAACAACAATATTCACCTTACATTCAACTTGAATAACTTGTTTGACAACAATTATTATAACCAAGCGCTCGGACAACAGATGGTGCCAAGCATGCCTCGTAATTTCCAAGTGGCTATCTCCTATACATTATAA
- the aspT gene encoding aspartate-alanine antiporter yields the protein MEWITNLLQHYPELAIFITLALGFWIGKFKIKKFTLGTVTSVLLVGVLIGQLKIDISGPLKSVFFLMFLFAVGYSVGPQFFRGLKKEGLPQMLFAAVMCVFCLIAPFLLAKLMGYNAGEAAGLLAGSQTMSAVLGVAEDTIGQMNISDTDKSAMVNVMPVAYAVTYIFGTAGSAWLVSDIGPRLLGGLDYVKKACKELEAKMGNNDESEQPGFMPAARPVTFRAYKISNEWFKEGKSVKQLEEYLDQLGRHLFVERVRINNVLTDVKPDLVLHTGNEVVLSGRREFVIGEENWIGDEVNDIELLDFPAETLPVLVIHKEYVGKKICYLRNQSFMHGVSVKSIRRAGINIPVLAATVIDSGDMLELVGMKSEVNKAATTLGYPDRPTNQTDLIFVGIGIFLGGILGSLAIHFGGVPISLSTSGGALIAGLVFGWLRSKHPTFGRIPEPSVWILNNLGLNMFIAVVGITAGPSFVTGLKEVGISLFIIGALATSIPLIIGILMGRYVFKFHPAITLGCTAGSRTTTAALGAVEDAVGSETPALGYTVTYAVGNTLLIIWGVVIVLIM from the coding sequence ATGGAATGGATAACTAATTTACTTCAACATTATCCGGAGCTAGCTATTTTCATAACCTTAGCTCTCGGTTTCTGGATTGGCAAGTTTAAGATAAAGAAGTTCACGCTGGGAACGGTTACCAGCGTATTATTGGTCGGTGTATTGATCGGGCAATTAAAAATCGATATAAGCGGACCGTTAAAGTCCGTCTTTTTCTTGATGTTCCTCTTCGCTGTAGGATATAGTGTTGGGCCACAGTTCTTCCGGGGATTGAAAAAGGAAGGTCTTCCTCAAATGCTTTTCGCCGCCGTCATGTGTGTGTTTTGCTTGATCGCTCCTTTTTTACTGGCGAAACTTATGGGATATAACGCAGGCGAGGCCGCAGGATTATTGGCGGGCTCCCAGACGATGTCGGCAGTATTAGGAGTTGCCGAAGATACGATCGGACAGATGAATATTAGCGATACGGATAAAAGCGCTATGGTCAACGTGATGCCCGTGGCCTATGCGGTAACTTATATTTTCGGTACGGCAGGATCCGCATGGTTGGTGAGTGATATCGGGCCACGTCTTTTAGGAGGACTCGACTACGTGAAAAAAGCCTGTAAAGAGCTAGAGGCTAAAATGGGAAATAACGACGAGAGCGAGCAACCGGGCTTTATGCCTGCCGCCCGTCCGGTAACTTTCCGGGCCTATAAGATTAGTAATGAATGGTTCAAGGAGGGTAAAAGCGTAAAGCAGTTGGAGGAATATCTGGACCAATTAGGACGGCATTTGTTCGTGGAGCGTGTCCGTATTAATAATGTACTAACCGATGTTAAACCGGATTTGGTTTTACATACCGGAAATGAGGTTGTCCTAAGCGGTCGCCGGGAATTCGTGATCGGAGAGGAGAACTGGATTGGCGACGAGGTCAATGACATTGAATTGCTCGATTTTCCGGCAGAGACGTTACCCGTACTAGTGATCCATAAGGAATACGTGGGGAAAAAGATCTGCTATTTACGCAATCAATCGTTCATGCACGGTGTTAGCGTCAAGTCCATAAGGCGTGCGGGTATCAATATCCCGGTCTTGGCCGCTACGGTGATAGATTCCGGTGATATGTTGGAATTGGTGGGTATGAAATCAGAGGTAAATAAAGCGGCTACGACTTTAGGATATCCCGATCGCCCAACCAATCAGACCGATTTGATTTTCGTGGGTATCGGTATTTTCTTAGGGGGAATTTTAGGTTCGCTTGCGATTCATTTCGGAGGTGTCCCGATCAGCCTGAGTACGAGTGGCGGCGCTTTGATAGCCGGACTCGTCTTTGGATGGCTTCGTTCCAAGCATCCGACCTTCGGGCGTATTCCAGAGCCTTCCGTCTGGATATTAAATAATTTGGGACTGAATATGTTTATCGCCGTAGTCGGTATCACTGCGGGTCCCAGTTTCGTGACCGGATTGAAGGAAGTCGGTATAAGTTTATTTATTATCGGTGCTTTAGCGACATCTATCCCGCTTATCATCGGTATTCTGATGGGACGTTACGTTTTTAAGTTCCACCCGGCTATCACTTTAGGTTGCACGGCAGGTTCACGTACGACAACCGCCGCATTAGGAGCGGTGGAAGATGCCGTAGGAAGTGAGACTCCAGCCTTAGGCTATACCGTTACCTATGCGGTGGGTAATACTTTATTAATCATCTGGGGTGTCGTTATTGTGCTAATCATGTAA
- a CDS encoding bifunctional cobalt-precorrin-7 (C(5))-methyltransferase/cobalt-precorrin-6B (C(15))-methyltransferase, which produces MNRFYVIGLDDNMRQYFPPEILEIISSHRVFSGGVRHHEIVRSLLPEKADWIDIKVPLDEVFDRYRSYDGRESIVVFASGDPLFFGFAVTIQNRLPDAQIRLYPSFNSLQLLAQNLLMPYHDMRIVSLTGRPWHEFDRALIESASKIGVLTDREHTPTTIARRMLEYGYDNYTMFVGERLGNTERQSIRQFSIQAAAMNNFVHPNCLILKKERDGHSRKFGLPDSAFEHLNGREKMITKMPIRLLSLSMLDLRNRERFWDIGFCTGSVSIEAKLLFPHLHITSFEIREEGRKLMTENCRRFGTPGIEAIIGDFLSVDLSALEAPDAIFIGGHGGKLVEILMVVSKKMKENGVIVFNSVSDESKALLEEAVRQTGLRISAQTRITIDDFNTITVNVIYKL; this is translated from the coding sequence ATGAACCGATTTTATGTCATAGGGCTGGATGATAATATGCGGCAATACTTTCCGCCGGAGATATTGGAGATAATCTCGTCCCACCGGGTGTTCTCCGGAGGCGTGCGGCATCATGAGATTGTACGTTCGCTCTTGCCCGAGAAAGCGGACTGGATCGATATAAAAGTCCCGTTGGACGAGGTCTTCGATCGCTATCGTTCGTACGACGGTCGGGAAAGCATCGTTGTATTCGCTTCCGGAGATCCTTTGTTTTTCGGATTCGCCGTTACGATTCAAAACCGATTGCCGGATGCGCAAATCCGCCTGTACCCGTCATTTAATTCCTTGCAACTCTTGGCACAAAATCTATTGATGCCTTACCACGATATGCGGATCGTCTCCCTTACCGGACGGCCTTGGCACGAGTTCGATCGTGCCTTGATCGAAAGTGCGTCTAAGATAGGCGTGCTCACGGATCGGGAACATACGCCTACGACTATCGCTCGCCGGATGCTGGAATACGGCTATGATAATTATACCATGTTCGTGGGAGAACGGTTAGGAAATACCGAACGGCAGAGCATCCGCCAATTCAGTATACAAGCCGCGGCAATGAATAATTTCGTTCATCCGAATTGCTTGATCCTAAAGAAAGAGCGTGACGGGCATTCCCGTAAATTCGGCCTGCCGGATTCCGCGTTCGAGCATTTGAACGGACGGGAGAAGATGATAACCAAAATGCCGATCCGTTTGTTATCTTTAAGCATGCTGGATCTGAGAAACCGGGAACGTTTTTGGGATATCGGCTTTTGCACGGGTTCTGTCTCGATAGAGGCTAAATTGCTGTTCCCGCATTTGCATATCACGAGTTTTGAGATCCGGGAAGAGGGACGAAAGTTAATGACTGAGAATTGCCGTCGTTTTGGGACTCCGGGTATCGAGGCTATAATCGGAGATTTCTTATCGGTGGATTTATCAGCGTTGGAGGCTCCGGATGCAATCTTTATCGGCGGACATGGCGGGAAATTAGTGGAGATCCTTATGGTAGTTTCCAAAAAGATGAAAGAGAACGGTGTCATCGTCTTCAACTCCGTATCCGACGAAAGCAAAGCGCTTTTAGAGGAAGCGGTCCGCCAAACCGGTCTTCGGATATCCGCCCAAACCCGTATCACGATTGATGATTTTAATACGATTACCGTGAATGTTATTTATAAATTATGA
- a CDS encoding PepSY domain-containing protein produces MNLLTKITLFIHRILGTAFSILFLVWFLSGLVMIYHTFPRADRADKRAKMDILSLENLPSLDQIEKRLPQNERISHVTLNSYLGQTVFHIRTEKGSYDIPADSTERLPVIDWNRIQRVASQWNTSSIAKVDSLYTLDQWIPFGRLKEEFPIYKFHFADPERHELYISSKSGEVLQYTDKNSRFWAWLGAIPHWVYFTSLRQDAELWIKVVVWLSGIGCVMCIAGIYLGIRDFRLARRRHLISPYKKFWYKWHHILGVLFGLFVLTFCFSGMMSLARVQDWGLKAKLDTNPVQELRKMAPSPLDYPLDYRAVVQAYPGQIRQLEWSSFGDIPFYIVQTDTKDIVVNANKSDRISLLNLRPEEIRSVLSQIHGIGTTADIKLLDTYDTYYISRKRNLELPVWKVSIQDVDNSCYYINPRNGQYRYVNTPSRWNHWMYPALHSLNLKFLVDHPVLWNIVMWGTMLGGTFVSLSGVWLAIKYIRRKARRKK; encoded by the coding sequence ATGAATCTATTGACAAAGATCACGCTATTTATACACAGGATACTGGGCACGGCGTTCAGTATCCTGTTTCTCGTTTGGTTCCTATCGGGATTGGTAATGATCTACCATACGTTCCCGCGAGCGGACCGGGCCGATAAACGGGCGAAGATGGATATTCTCTCTCTGGAGAATCTTCCTTCGTTAGACCAGATAGAGAAACGTTTACCGCAGAACGAGCGGATAAGCCATGTTACCTTAAACAGCTATTTGGGACAAACTGTTTTTCATATCCGGACGGAGAAAGGGAGCTATGATATTCCTGCCGACTCGACGGAAAGATTACCCGTAATCGACTGGAATCGTATCCAACGTGTGGCATCACAATGGAATACCTCTTCCATAGCGAAGGTAGATTCCTTGTACACCTTGGACCAATGGATTCCATTCGGTCGTTTAAAAGAGGAATTTCCGATCTATAAATTCCATTTCGCCGATCCGGAACGACATGAATTATACATATCCTCTAAATCCGGGGAGGTTTTGCAATATACGGATAAAAACAGTCGTTTCTGGGCTTGGCTCGGGGCGATCCCTCATTGGGTTTATTTCACTTCCTTGCGGCAAGACGCTGAATTATGGATAAAGGTAGTTGTCTGGTTATCCGGCATTGGATGCGTTATGTGTATCGCTGGGATCTATTTAGGAATACGGGATTTCCGGTTAGCGAGGAGACGTCATTTGATTTCCCCTTATAAGAAGTTCTGGTATAAATGGCATCATATTCTTGGGGTGTTATTCGGTTTATTCGTCCTCACCTTCTGCTTTAGTGGTATGATGTCTTTGGCTCGTGTACAGGATTGGGGGTTGAAAGCCAAGCTCGATACAAACCCGGTTCAAGAACTGCGGAAGATGGCTCCTTCCCCACTCGATTATCCGTTGGATTACAGGGCGGTCGTACAAGCCTATCCCGGCCAGATCCGTCAATTGGAATGGAGTAGTTTTGGTGATATACCCTTTTACATCGTACAAACAGACACGAAGGATATTGTCGTGAACGCGAATAAGAGCGACAGGATATCTTTATTGAACCTGCGACCGGAAGAAATCCGTTCCGTATTGTCTCAGATACATGGTATCGGGACCACGGCTGATATCAAGCTGTTGGATACGTATGATACATATTATATCTCACGAAAAAGGAATTTAGAACTCCCGGTCTGGAAAGTATCCATTCAAGACGTGGACAATAGTTGTTATTACATTAATCCCCGTAATGGACAATACCGTTATGTAAATACGCCGTCTCGTTGGAACCATTGGATGTATCCGGCATTGCATAGCTTGAATCTGAAATTCTTGGTAGATCATCCGGTCTTATGGAATATCGTGATGTGGGGAACCATGTTGGGAGGCACGTTCGTTTCCTTATCCGGTGTATGGCTTGCGATAAAATATATCAGGCGAAAAGCGAGAAGAAAGAAGTAA
- the cobJ gene encoding precorrin-3B C(17)-methyltransferase, which produces MNKGKIIVAGIGPGSEADITPAVLAAIQSSDVIIGYKYYFRFITHLLREGTECIDTGMKREQARAEQAFAYANEGKTVCVISSGDAGIYGMTPLIYEMKKESGSEIEIESYPGISAFQKAASLLGAPIGHDFCVISLSDLMTPWELIEKRIHAAAMADFVTAIYNPKSEGRYWQLYRLKELFLQERKPETPVGYVRQAGREEQEVFVTTLADLDPEQIDMFTVVLIGNSQTYLSGNHMITPRGYYGEIKQKKMDTGIGQDIMIRSFRTIEKELKNQEIPLDKKWALLHAIHTTADFDMENILYADPDAVSTLYNKISGGEVPTIITDVTMAASGIRKGALQRLGVEVKCYLQDERVAEMASSKGITRTQAGIRRAVEEHPTALFVFGNAPTALMELCDLIRKGKATPAGIIAAPVGFVHVQESKHMVKPFIGIPKLIVEGRKGGSNLAATLVNAILCFNDAEQLKPGRDV; this is translated from the coding sequence ATGAATAAAGGCAAGATTATAGTCGCCGGAATCGGCCCCGGTAGCGAGGCCGATATAACGCCTGCGGTTTTGGCCGCTATCCAAAGCTCGGATGTCATCATAGGATATAAATATTATTTCCGTTTTATCACCCACTTGCTTCGTGAGGGAACGGAATGTATAGATACAGGTATGAAACGTGAGCAAGCTCGTGCCGAGCAAGCTTTCGCTTATGCCAACGAGGGAAAGACGGTTTGCGTGATCAGTTCCGGTGACGCCGGTATTTATGGCATGACTCCTCTGATTTATGAGATGAAGAAAGAATCCGGAAGCGAGATCGAGATCGAGTCGTATCCGGGCATCAGCGCTTTCCAGAAAGCTGCGTCCTTGCTTGGCGCTCCTATCGGACATGATTTCTGTGTGATTTCCCTCTCAGACTTGATGACTCCTTGGGAACTGATCGAGAAACGGATTCACGCGGCGGCCATGGCCGATTTTGTTACGGCGATCTATAATCCAAAAAGCGAGGGACGTTATTGGCAACTCTATCGCTTAAAAGAATTGTTCCTGCAAGAACGCAAGCCGGAGACTCCGGTCGGTTATGTACGTCAGGCCGGACGGGAGGAGCAAGAAGTATTCGTCACTACGCTCGCAGATCTGGACCCCGAGCAGATCGATATGTTTACGGTAGTCTTGATCGGAAACTCACAAACATATCTTTCCGGGAATCATATGATCACTCCCCGGGGATATTATGGCGAGATCAAACAAAAGAAAATGGATACGGGTATCGGACAGGACATCATGATCCGTAGTTTCCGTACGATCGAGAAGGAATTGAAAAACCAAGAGATCCCGTTGGATAAGAAATGGGCGTTACTCCATGCCATTCATACGACGGCCGATTTCGATATGGAAAATATCCTTTATGCCGACCCGGATGCTGTCTCTACATTATATAATAAGATCAGCGGCGGGGAAGTTCCTACGATCATCACCGATGTCACGATGGCTGCTTCCGGCATTCGTAAGGGAGCTCTGCAACGTCTGGGTGTCGAAGTGAAATGTTATCTTCAAGACGAGCGGGTCGCTGAGATGGCTTCGAGCAAAGGAATTACCCGTACCCAAGCCGGTATTCGTCGGGCCGTGGAAGAGCATCCGACCGCTCTGTTTGTCTTCGGGAACGCCCCGACCGCCCTTATGGAATTATGCGATTTAATACGTAAAGGTAAAGCCACTCCAGCTGGCATTATCGCGGCTCCGGTAGGTTTTGTACATGTGCAGGAATCCAAACATATGGTGAAACCTTTTATCGGTATACCGAAACTAATCGTGGAAGGTCGTAAAGGAGGTAGTAATTTAGCGGCTACGCTAGTGAATGCCATCCTTTGTTTTAATGACGCAGAACAATTAAAGCCGGGAAGAGATGTATGA